One Palaemon carinicauda isolate YSFRI2023 chromosome 5, ASM3689809v2, whole genome shotgun sequence DNA window includes the following coding sequences:
- the LOC137641253 gene encoding serine-rich adhesin for platelets-like, protein MANSGVSISILDCRENNNFYFMCYIGVLSLAKIFVINCFRNETEYSESQRIHQIKFLKPSFVKTETNNLPSRSSHEKDEVERGSASSPARPERIITKNRATLENEQECSKNFDRDCSWWMDNKRAEDEDDKDRGCVRKKNLQDALQDFNNGVGNLFNSVYGLEQSNFDFRKRITRLEKKNLILESELSDLKEDYHSYKEKMEKHLSLIVGRLIGVEKEMEAKKEQFPVKKVESERKSSLTKRMSAQNERIVNFVNCLSTQEEQNLELNMEVSAQRQKIDFLVKSLNNQKVRIEDMEGRLRVFEEQLNVEMCVIRSEDNAEIRYLKKRIEELETKIEKNNVPPLTVNRKEEEGRDSKDEIEEVKGVKKTVGSYETFPISPLSSISSSSSLSSPPSSISSSSSLSSPPSSISSSSSLSSPPSSISSSSSLSSPPSSISSSSISSSYFPSSSYSSSLSSSSLISSPSLISPLPSLSSSSSSLRFSSSPSISSSSSSSSMSSLSLSPFSRSLTSSSSLLPFNSSSSEENYSVVLTSMGSQPDWRDYGITVHDWESILPDLGELLGDGAYGQVYAFGELSRNPMCIKITEETFFKRPFLSEVKHMVRLQHTAVPRVTGIVLKKVFGIIMTRHEMTLKDWVIDYQPTVTERLTVLLEICKIINDFHQSGLCHNDLYLNNIMIDITDEGPKVTIIDFGLMTRIGKITFPTATLSFSEKRKLLRQRRRHPWYAPQIYLGGPSYPSTDAFSIAFIINKVLNKDAKGHLKKILNNFNKYFGIEPECSIENLQAALRDEMDDERKLSSLTKRMSAQNERIVNFVNCLSTQEEQNLELNMEVSAQRQKIDFLVKSLNNQKVRIEDMEGRLRVFEEQLNVEMCVIRSEDNAEIRYLKKRIEELEMKIEKNNVPPLTVNRKEEEGRDSKDEIEEVKGVKKTVGSYETFPISPLSSISSSSSLSSPPSSISSSSSLSSPPSSISSSSSLSSPPSSISSSSSLSSPPSSISSSSSLSSPPSSISSSSSLSSPPSSISSSSSLSSPPSSISSSSSLRSPPSSISSSLSLSSPPSSISSSSSLSSPPSSISSSSSLSSSLSISYSSLLSSSSSLSSSLSSSISSSYFPSSSYSSSLSSSSLISSPSLISPLPSLSSSSSLRFSSSPSISSSSSSSSMSSLSLSPFSRSLTSSSSLLPFNSSSSEENYSVVLTSMGSQPDWRDYGITVHDWESILPDLGELRGDGAYGQVYAFGESSRNPMCIKITEETFFKRPFLSEVKHMVRLQHTAVPRVTGIVLKKVFGIIMTRHEMTLKDWVIDYQPTVTERLTVLLEICKIINDFHQSGLCHNDLYLNNIMIDITDEGPKVTIIDFGLMTRIGKITFPTATLSFSEKRKLLRQRRRHPWYAPQIYLGGPSYPSTDAFSIAFIINKVLNKDAKGHLKKILNNFNKYFGIEPECSIENLQAALRDEMDDERKLSSLTKRMSAQNERIVNFVNCLSTQEEQNLELNMEVSAQRQKIDFLVKSLNNQKVRIEDMEGRLRVFEEQLNVEMCVIRSEDNAEIRYLKKRIEELETKIEKNNVPPLTVNRKEEEGRDSKDEIEEVKGVKKTVGSYETFPISPLSSISSSSSLSSPPSSISSSSSLSSPPSSISSSSSLSSPPSSISSSSSLSSPPSSISSSSISSSYFPSSSYSSSLSSSSLISSPSLISPLPSLSSSSSSLRFSSSPSISSSSSSSSMSSLSLSPFSRSLTSSSSLLPFNSSSSEENYSVVLTSMGSQPDWRDYGITVHDWESILPDLGELLGDGAYGQVYAFGESSRNPMCIKITEETFFKRPFLSEVKHMVRLQHTAVPRVTGIVLKKVFGIIMTRHEMTLKDWVIDYQPTVTERLTVLLEICKIINDFHQSGLCHNDLYLNNIMIDITDEGPKVTIIDFGLMTRIGKITFPTATLSFSEKRKLLRQRRRHPWYAPQIYLGGPSYPSTDAFSIAFIINKVLNKDAKGHLKKILNNFNKYFGIEPECSIENLQAALRDEMDDERKLSSLTKRMNAQNERIVNFVNCLSTQEEQNLELNMEVSAQRQKIDFLVKSLNNQKVRIEDMEGRLRVFEEQLNVEMCVIRSEDNAEIRYLKKRIEELETKIEKNNVPPLTVNRKEEEGRDSKDEIEEVKGVKKTVGSYETFPISPLSSISSSSSLSSPPSSISSSSSLSSPPSSISSSSSLSSPPSSISSSSSLSSPPSSISSSSSLSSPPSSISSSSSLSFPPSSISSSSSLSSPPSSISSSSSLSSPPSSISSSSSLSSPPSSISSSSSLSPPPSSIFSSSSLSSPPSSISSSSSLSSPPSSISSSSSLSSSSLSISYSSLFSSSSSLSSSLSSSISSSYFPSSSYSSSLSSTSLISSPSLISPLPSLSSSSSSLRFSSSPSISSSSSSSSTSSLSLSPFSRSLTSSSSLLPFNSSSSEENYSVVLTSMGSQPDWRDYGITVHDWESILPDLGELLGDGAYGQVYAFGESSRNPMCIKITEETFFKRPFLSEVKHMVRLQHTAVPRVTGIVLKKVFGIIMTRHEMTLKDWVIDYQPTVTERLTVLLEICKIINDFHQSGLCHNDLYLNNIMIDITDEGPKVTIIDFGLMTRIGKITFPTATLSVSEKRKLLRQRRRHPWYAPQIYLGGPSYPSTDAFSVAFIINKVLKKDAKGHLKKILNNFSKYFGIEPECSIENLQAALRDEMDGERKLSSLTKRMSAQNERIVNFVNCLSTQEEQNVEMNMEVSDQRQKIDFLVNCVTNQNLRIEDMEGRLRVFGEQLNVEMRVIRSEDNAEIRYLKKRIEELETKIEKNKVPPLTVNRKEEEGRDSMDEIYERHRANSEEKKGVK, encoded by the coding sequence ATGGCAAACAGTGGTGTTTCAATAAGTATTTTGGACTGTAGAGAGAATAATAACTTCTACTTTATGTGTTACATAGGGGTGCTATCACTAGCAAAGATATTTGTTATAAACTGTTTCAGGAATGAAACGGAGTACTCAGAATCGCAGAGGATACACCAAATAAAGTTTCTAAAACCGTCCTTTGTGAAAACTGAAACAAACAATCTGCCTTCTCGAAGCAGCCACGAGAAAGACGAAGTGGAACGTGGCTCTGCGTCATCCCCGGCACGCCCTGAGAGGATAATCACCAAGAATCGCGCAACGTTAGAAAACGAACAGGAATGTTCAAAGAATTTTGATCGCGATTGCTCATGGTGGATGGACAACAAAAGGGCTGAAGATGAGGATGACAAAGATCGGGGATGTGTTCGGAAGAAGAATCTGCAGGATGCTTTGCAAGATTTTAATAACGGAGTGGGCAATCTGTTCAACAGTGTTTATGGTTTGGAGCAGTCAAATTTTGATTTTAGAAAGCGAATTACTCggttggaaaagaaaaatttaattctggAAAGTGAATTGTCAGACCTCAAAGAGGATTATCATAGTTATAAAGAGAAGATGGAAAAACATCTTTCTTTAATCGTCGGGCGACTAATTGgcgtagaaaaagaaatggaagccAAAAAAGAGCAATTTCCTGTCAAGAAAGTGGAGAGCGAAAGAAAATCTTCTCTCACAAAGCGAATGAGTGCTCAAAATGAGCGAATTGTAAACTTTGTAAATTGTTTGTCTACGCAGGAAGAGCAAAATTTAGAATTGAACATGGAAGTTTCGGCCCAGAGACAAAAAATTGACTTCCTTGTAAAGTCTTTGAATAACCAGAAGGTTAGAATTGAGGACATGGAAGGCCGTCTTCGAGTCTTTGAAGAACAACTGAATGTTGAAATGTGTGTTATTAGAAGCGAAGATAACGCCGAAATAAGATATCTGAAGAAAAGAATCGAGGAACTGGAAACGAAGATAGAGAAGAATAACGTACCTCCATTGACAGTTAACCGAaaggaagaggaaggaagagattCGAAGGATGAAATTGAAGAGGTAAAAGGTGTCAAAAAGACCGTAGGAAGTTATGAAACTTTTCCGATTTCTCCATTATCAtctatttcttcatcatcatctttgagTTCTCCTCCATCAtctatttcttcatcatcatctttgagTTCTCCTCCATCAtctatttcttcatcatcatctttgagTTCTCCTCCATCATCTATTTCTTCATCATCGTCTTTGAGTTCTCCTCCATCAtcgatttcatcatcatcaatttCATCATCATACTTTCCAAGTTCTTCTTATTCGTCGTCTTTGAGTTCTTCCTCATTGATTTCTTCACCATCTTTGATTTCTCCATTACCATCTTTgagttcttcttcttcatctttgcgtTTTTCTTCATCACCATCGATTTCTTCATCATCAAGTTCTTCATCTATGAGTTCTTTGTCTTTATCGCCTTTTTCGCGTTCATTGACTTCATCTTCAAGTTTGCTTCCTTTTAATTCATCTTCTTCGGAGGAGAATTACTCGGTTGTCTTGACCTCAATGGGGAGCCAACCAGATTGGAGAGACTATGGAATTACCGTGCATGACTGGGAAAGTATACTACCTGATCTGGGAGAGTTGCTGGGTGATGGGGCATACGGTCAAGTTTATGCCTTCGGAGAATTAAGTCGTAATCCCATGTGCATCAAAATAACAGAAGAGACATTCTTTAAGAGACCCTTTTTATCAGAGGTTAAACATATGGTGAGGCTACAGCATACAGCAGTGCCGAGAGTGACTGGTATCGTCCTAAAAAAGGTCTTCGGCATCATCATGACTCGTCATGAGATGACTCTGAAGGATTGGGTAATCGACTACCAACCCACCGTAACAGAGAGGCTGACAGTGCTGTTGGAGATCTGCAAGATTATTAACGACTTCCATCAAAGCGGTTTATGTCACAATGACCTTTATTTGAATAATATAATGATTGATATAACAGACGAAGGACCAAAGGTGACGATTATTGATTTTGGCCTCATGACGAGAATAGGTAAAATAACTTTTCCTACAGCAACACTGTCATTTTCAGAAAAGAGAAAGTTACTTCGACAAAGAAGACGGCATCCATGGTATGCTCCGCAAATTTACCTCGGAGGACCAAGCTATCCATCCACAGATGCATTTTCCATCGCATTCATCATCAATAAAGTGCTCAATAAGGATGCCAAAGGACacttaaaaaaaatcttgaataactTTAACAAATATTTCGGAATAGAACCTGAATGCTCTATTGAAAACTTGCAGGCTGCATTGAGGGACGAAATggatgacgaaagaaaactctctTCTCTCACAAAGCGAATGAGTGCTCAAAATGAGCGAATTGTAAACTTTGTAAATTGTTTGTCTACGCAGGAAGAGCAAAATTTAGAATTGAACATGGAAGTTTCGGCCCAGAGACAAAAAATTGACTTCCTTGTAAAGTCTTTGAATAACCAGAAGGTTAGAATTGAGGACATGGAAGGCCGTCTTCGAGTCTTTGAAGAACAACTGAATGTTGAAATGTGTGTTATTAGAAGCGAAGATAACGCCGAAATAAGATATCTGAAGAAACGAATCGAGGAACTGGAAATGAAGATAGAGAAGAATAACGTACCTCCATTGACAGTTAACCGAaaggaagaggaaggaagagattCGAAGGATGAAATTGAAGAGGTAAAAGGTGTCAAAAAGACGGTGGGAAGTTATGAAACTTTTCCGATTTCTCCATTATCAtctatttcttcatcatcatctttgagTTCTCCTCCATCATccatttcttcatcatcatctttgagTTCTCCTCCATCAtctatttcttcatcatcatctttgagTTCTCCTCCATCAtctatttcttcatcatcatctttgagTTCTCCTCCATCAtctatttcttcatcatcatctttgagTTCTCCTCCATCatcgatttcatcatcatcatctttgagtTCTCCTCCATCAtctatttcttcatcatcatctttgagTTCTCCTCCATCAtctatttcttcatcatcatctttgagGTCTCCTCCATCATCTATTTCTTCATCATTATCTTTGAGTTCTCCTCCATCATCTATTTCTTCATCATCGTCTTTGAGTTCTCCTCCATCatcgatttcatcatcatcatcattgagtTCATCATTATCGATTTCTTATTCATCTTTGCTTTCTTCATCATCGTCTTTGAGttcttctttatcatcatcaatTTCATCATCATACTTTCCAAGTTCTTCTTATTCGTCGTCTTTGAGTTCTTCCTCATTGATTTCTTCACCATCTTTGATTTCTCCATTACCATCTTTGAGTTCTTCTTCATCTTTGCGTTTTTCTTCATCACCATCGATTTCTTCATCATCAAGTTCTTCATCTATGAGTTCTTTGTCTTTATCGCCTTTTTCGCGTTCATTGACTTCATCTTCAAGTTTGCTTCCTTTTAATTCATCTTCTTCGGAGGAGAATTACTCGGTTGTCTTGACCTCAATGGGGAGCCAACCAGATTGGAGAGACTATGGAATTACCGTGCATGACTGGGAAAGTATACTACCTGATCTGGGAGAGTTGCGGGGTGATGGGGCATACGGTCAAGTTTATGCCTTCGGAGAATCAAGTCGTAATCCCATGTGCATCAAAATAACAGAAGAGACATTCTTTAAGAGACCCTTTTTATCAGAGGTTAAACATATGGTGAGGCTACAGCATACAGCAGTGCCGAGAGTGACTGGTATCGTCCTAAAAAAGGTCTTCGGCATCATCATGACTCGTCATGAGATGACTCTGAAGGATTGGGTAATCGACTACCAACCCACCGTAACAGAGAGGCTGACAGTGCTGTTGGAGATCTGCAAGATTATTAACGACTTCCATCAAAGCGGTTTATGTCACAATGACCTTTATTTGAATAATATAATGATTGATATAACAGACGAAGGACCAAAGGTGACGATTATTGATTTTGGCCTCATGACGAGAATAGGTAAAATAACTTTTCCTACAGCAACACTGTCATTTTCAGAAAAGAGAAAGTTACTTCGACAAAGAAGACGGCATCCATGGTATGCTCCGCAAATTTACCTCGGAGGACCAAGCTATCCATCCACAGATGCATTTTCCATCGCATTCATCATCAATAAAGTGCTCAATAAGGATGCCAAAGGACacttaaaaaaaatcttgaataactTTAACAAATATTTCGGAATAGAACCTGAATGCTCTATTGAAAACTTGCAGGCTGCATTGAGGGACGAAATggatgacgaaagaaaactctctTCTCTCACAAAGCGAATGAGTGCTCAAAATGAGCGAATTGTAAACTTTGTAAATTGTTTGTCTACGCAGGAAGAGCAAAATTTAGAATTGAACATGGAAGTTTCGGCCCAGAGACAAAAAATTGACTTCCTTGTAAAGTCTTTGAATAACCAGAAGGTTAGAATTGAGGACATGGAAGGCCGTCTTCGAGTCTTTGAAGAACAACTGAATGTTGAAATGTGTGTTATTAGAAGCGAAGATAACGCCGAAATAAGATATCTGAAGAAAAGAATCGAGGAACTGGAAACGAAGATAGAGAAGAATAACGTACCTCCATTGACAGTTAACCGAaaggaagaggaaggaagagattCGAAGGATGAAATTGAAGAGGTAAAAGGTGTCAAAAAGACGGTAGGAAGTTATGAAACTTTTCCGATTTCTCCATTATCAtctatttcttcatcatcatctttgagTTCTCCTCCATCAtctatttcttcatcatcatctttgagTTCTCCTCCATCAtctatttcttcatcatcatctttgagTTCTCCTCCATCATCTATTTCTTCATCATCGTCTTTGAGTTCTCCTCCATCAtcgatttcatcatcatcaatttCATCATCATACTTTCCAAGTTCTTCTTATTCGTCGTCTTTGAGTTCTTCCTCATTGATTTCTTCACCATCTTTGATTTCTCCATTACCATCTTTgagttcttcttcttcatctttgcgtTTTTCTTCATCACCATCGATTTCTTCATCATCAAGTTCTTCATCTATGAGTTCTTTGTCTTTATCGCCTTTTTCGCGTTCATTGACTTCATCTTCAAGTTTGCTTCCTTTTAATTCATCTTCTTCGGAGGAGAATTACTCGGTTGTCTTGACCTCAATGGGGAGCCAACCAGATTGGAGAGACTATGGAATTACCGTGCATGACTGGGAAAGTATACTACCTGATCTGGGAGAGTTGCTGGGTGATGGGGCATACGGTCAAGTTTATGCCTTCGGAGAATCAAGTCGTAATCCCATGTGCATCAAAATAACAGAAGAGACATTCTTTAAGAGACCCTTTTTATCAGAGGTTAAACATATGGTGAGGCTACAGCATACAGCAGTGCCGAGAGTGACTGGTATCGTCCTAAAAAAGGTCTTCGGCATCATCATGACTCGTCATGAGATGACTCTGAAGGATTGGGTAATCGACTACCAACCCACCGTAACAGAGAGGCTGACAGTGCTGTTGGAGATCTGCAAGATTATTAACGACTTCCATCAAAGCGGTTTATGTCACAATGACCTTTATTTGAATAATATAATGATTGATATAACAGACGAAGGACCAAAGGTGACGATTATTGATTTTGGCCTCATGACGAGAATAGGTAAAATAACTTTTCCTACAGCAACACTGTCATTTTCAGAAAAGAGAAAGTTACTTCGACAAAGAAGACGGCATCCATGGTATGCTCCGCAAATTTACCTCGGAGGACCAAGCTATCCATCCACAGATGCATTTTCCATCGCATTCATCATCAATAAAGTGCTCAATAAGGATGCCAAAGGACacttaaaaaaaatcttgaataactTTAACAAATATTTCGGAATAGAACCTGAATGCTCTATTGAAAACTTGCAGGCTGCATTGAGGGACGAAATggatgacgaaagaaaactctctTCTCTCACAAAGCGAATGAATGCTCAAAATGAGCGAATTGTAAACTTTGTAAATTGTTTGTCTACGCAGGAAGAGCAAAATTTAGAATTAAACATGGAAGTTTCGGCCCAGAGACAAAAAATTGACTTCCTTGTAAAGTCTTTGAATAACCAGAAGGTTAGAATTGAGGACATGGAAGGCCGTCTTCGAGTCTTTGAAGAACAACTGAATGTTGAAATGTGTGTTATTAGAAGCGAAGATAACGCCGAAATAAGATATCTGAAGAAAAGAATCGAGGAACTGGAAACGAAGATAGAGAAGAATAACGTACCTCCATTGACAGTTAACCGAaaggaagaggaaggaagagattCGAAGGATGAAATTGAAGAGGTAAAAGGTGTCAAAAAGACGGTAGGAAGTTATGAAACTTTTCCGATTTCTCCATTATCAtctatttcttcatcatcatctttgagTTCTCCTCCATCAtctatttcttcatcatcatctttgagTTCTCCTCCATCAtctatttcttcatcatcatctttgagTTCTCCTCCATCAtctatttcttcatcatcatctttgagTTCTCCTCCATCAtctatttcttcatcatcatctttgagTTCTCCTCCATCAtctatttcttcatcatcatctttgagTTTTCCTCCATCAtctatttcttcatcatcatctttgagTTCTCCTCCATCatcgatttcatcatcatcatctttgagtTCTCCTCCATCAtctatttcttcatcatcatctttgagTTCTCCTCCATCAtctatttcttcatcatcatctttgagTCCTCCTCCATCatctattttttcatcatcatctttgaGTTCTCCTCCATCATCTATTTCTTCATCATCGTCTTTGAGTTCTCCTCCATCatcgatttcatcatcatcatcattgagtTCTTCATCATTATCGATTTCTTATTCATCTTTGTTTTCTTCATCATCGTCTTTGAGttcttctttatcatcatcaatTTCATCATCATACTTTCCAAGTTCTTCTTATTCGTCGTCTTTGAGTTCTACCTCATTGATTTCTTCACCATCTTTGATTTCTCCATTACCATCTTTgagttcttcttcttcatctttgcgtTTTTCTTCATCACCATCGATTTCTTCATCATCAAGTTCTTCATCTACGAGTTCTTTGTCTTTATCGCCTTTTTCGCGTTCATTGACTTCATCTTCAAGTTTGCTTCCTTTTAATTCATCTTCTTCGGAGGAGAATTACTCGGTTGTCTTGACCTCAATGGGGAGCCAACCAGATTGGAGAGACTACGGAATTACCGTGCATGACTGGGAAAGTATACTACCTGATCTGGGAGAGTTGCTGGGTGATGGGGCATACGGTCAAGTTTATGCCTTCGGAGAATCAAGTCGTAATCCCATGTGCATCAAAATAACAGAAGAGACATTCTTTAAGAGACCCTTTTTATCAGAGGTTAAACATATGGTGAGGCTACAGCATACAGCAGTGCCGAGAGTGACTGGTATCGTCCTAAAAAAGGTCTTCGGCATCATCATGACTCGTCATGAGATGACTCTGAAGGATTGGGTAATCGACTACCAACCCACTGTAACAGAGAGGCTAACAGTGCTGTTGGAGATCTGCAAGATTATTAACGACTTCCATCAAAGCGGTTTATGTCACAATGACCTTTATTTGAATAATATAATGATTGACATAACAGACGAAGGACCAAAGGTGACGATTATTGATTTTGGCCTCATGACGAGAATAGGTAAAATAACTTTTCCTACAGCAACACTGTCAGTTTCAGAAAAGAGAAAGTTACTTCGACAAAGAAGACGGCATCCATGGTATGCTCCGCAAATTTACCTCGGAGGACCAAGCTATCCGTCCACAGATGCATTTTCCGTCGCATTCATCATCAATAAAGTGCTCAAGAAGGATGCCAAAGGACacttaaaaaaaatcttgaataactTTAGCAAATATTTCGGAATAGAACCTGAATGCTCTATTGAAAACTTGCAGGCTGCATTGAGGGACGAAATGGATGGCGAAAGAAAACTCTCTTCTCTCACAAAGCGAATGAGTGCTCAAAATGAGCGAATTGTAAACTTTGTAAATTGTTTGTCTACACAGGAAGAACAAAATGTAGAAATGAACATGGAAGTTTCGGACCAGAGACAAAAAATTGACTTCCTGGTAAACTGTGTCACTAATCAGAATCTTAGAATTGAGGACATGGAAGGCCGTCTTCGAGTCTTTGGAGAACAACTGAATGTTGAAATGCGTGTTATTAGAAGCGAAGATAACGCCGAAATAAGATATCTGAAGAAAAGAATCGAGGAACTTGAAACGAAGATAGAGAAGAATAAGGTACCTCCATTGACAGTCaacagaaaggaggaggaaggaagagaTTCGATGGATGAAATTTACGAAAGACATAGAGCAAATAGTGAAGAGAAAAAAGGTGTCAAATAG